In a single window of the Penaeus chinensis breed Huanghai No. 1 chromosome 4, ASM1920278v2, whole genome shotgun sequence genome:
- the LOC125025114 gene encoding peritrophin-1-like, whose amino-acid sequence MRAITLTLLLAALCGLALASAGTEHPLVPCAPEISAKCPEHDPPTPVYFPQPDDCSKFCVCSGGHAYEESCLPGLVWDDQLHVCNWPEAVDCGSRPNP is encoded by the exons ATGAGAGCAATCACGCTGACGCTGCTCCTCGCGGCCCTCTGCGGCCTGGCCCTGGCATCCGCGGGCACCGAGCACCCCCTCGTGCCCTGCGCCCCCGAGATCTCCGCCAAGTGCCCCGAGCACGACCCGCCCACGCCCGTCTATTTTCCCCAGCCCGACGACTGCTCCAAGTTCTGCGTGTGTTCGGGCGGCCACGCCTACGAGGAGAGCTGCCTGCCCGGCCTCGTGTGGGACGACCAGCTCCACGTGTGCAACTGGCCCGAAGCT GTTGACTGTGGAAGCCGCCCAAACCCATAG